In Solidesulfovibrio carbinoliphilus subsp. oakridgensis, the sequence CGGCGGATGAGCAGGACCAGTTCCAGCAGCGCGATCAGGGCCAGCGCCGCGATGAGCCAGTTTTTGCCGGTTTCGCGGCGGGTGCCGGGGTGCGTTTCGTTCATGCCGCCCTCCCTTGCCGCCAGTAATACCCGTGCCCGGTTTTTTTTCAACAACGACCGGCCCAGGGAGGGCGTTTGCAAAAAGAAAAGGGTCTGTTACCCCAAGGCATCCCCGCCAAGGAGGCTCCATGCACCGCTTGCTCTTCCCGATTCTGGCGCTTTGCGTTCTTGCCTGCGCCGCGACAGGCGATCCGGCCCTGGCCGCGTCCGAGCAGGACCCCAGGAAGGTGACGCTGTACGGCATGTTCCACCAGACCCCGGAAGGGGGCATTGTGTTCAACAACGCCGAGGAACCGGACGCGGTCTATCTTCCCTTCGATCCCGGCTCCATCATGGGCGAGGTCGTAAACATCCAGGTCCAGGTCCAGGGCGAGATCCGGGATTCCTTCACCCGCCAGGGCAAGAACTACCGCATCCTGGCCGTCTCGGACATCAGACCCATGACGGCCGAATACGGTTCGACCACCATCGAGCAAGGCCAGCGTTTCGGCCTGCCCGGAGCCGACGCGGGGCAAATCCACGCCTACCACGACAAGACCTGCTACCTCTACGACCGGTATGCGGTGCTCGAAACCCTGGCCTCCTATTCCGACGGCCACACCCTGCGCGTTTTGGCCCACGCCCCGGGCGATTCCAAGGACGCTGTGTGCGAAAACCTGGAAGGCCGGCCGCTTTTCGAAATCCTCAACGGCGGCGATTTTTCCTTCGCAGGCCTCTCCGGCGATACGCTCTTTGTCCGGAACGGCCCGGCCGATGCCATCCACGGGCTCATGGCCGTCAACCTAGCCACGCAAAAGCAAACGCTTGACGCCACGGTCGTGCCCGGCTCTTCCCTGGACAAGGGGACACTCCGTTACAGCGAACTCCTGGGCCCGCACGCCGCCCAGAAATTCTGCCCCGCCGGCCAGACCGCCATCATGCCCATGGCCCTGGACCTCAAGACCGGCACGCCCCGCGACGCCGGCAAGCCCGTCTGCCGGCCCTGATGTGAACCGGGGGAGGGAACCCCCTTTTTGTAAAAAGGGGGTTCCCTCCCCCGGACCCCCTCCTTCCCCTAAAAACTCCTCAAGGGGTGGACGGGATTTTTCTTCCCCTTGCGGCGCTTCGCCGCTGGCGCACCCTGTTGGCGGAATTGGGCCGGCGTGCTGGCTGGCTTTGCAGCCAGTGTCGCCGGCCCAATTCCGCCAACAGACGTCGATGCACCGCCGCCCGACGTTGCTTCCCCACCTCCCGCACGCCCCGTTCAGGGGGTCCGGGGGGGATGATCCCCCCCGGCCGCCGGAGACATGCCTTTGTCTTCCTCCGTCATCACTTCCACCACCGGCCCCGCTTCCGGGCCGGCGAAGCGCACAGTCACCGCACCGTTCCCATTCGTCGCGTAGGTGGCGCAGCCGAGGCGGGCCAGGCTCGCGACGACCTTGGGCGAGGGGTAGCGGCCGCCGTCGCCGCAGCTGGCGATGGCGATTTTGGGCGCAACAGCGGTGTGGAAGCGCTTGGCCAGGCCGGTTGCGGACCCGTGGTGGGGCAGAACCAGGACGTCGGCGGCGAGGTCGGGGTCGGCGACGGCCAGCCGGCGAAGGACGGGCCGTTCGGCGTCGCCGGGGATGACGGCCAGCCCCCGGCCGTTCCAGGTCAGGCGCAGGATGAGGGAGCCGTTGTTGCCGGACAGGTCGTCGTGCGGTCCGGGGTGAAGCACAGCCAGGGCCAGGCCGTGGCCGAGGTCCAGACGGTCGCCGGCGGCCAGGCTCCCGTGGGGGATGCCGCGGCCGGCCAGGACGGCGGCCATGGGCGCGGCGAGCGCTCCTTCGGGCGCGCCGCCGTTGTCGAGGAAGCGGCCGACGGCGAAGCGGTCGAGGAGGGAGAGAAAGCCTTTGACGTGGTCGGCGTGCGGATGGCTGGCCAGGGCCAGGGAAAGGCGCGGCGGCCGGCCGTCGGTCAGAAACGCGCCGACCACGGCCCGGCCCACGTCGAAATTGCCGAAAAGCCCGCCGGCGTCGACCAGGAGCCGTCGGCCGCCGGGAAGGGTCACGGCCACGGCCTGGCCCTGGCCGACGTCGAGGACGGTGAGCACGACCTGCTCCCGGGCGTCCTCCACGGCGCGCCAGACGGTCGGGCCGGTGAGGAGGGCGAGGCTCGCCAGGAGCGCGGCCAGGGGACGCCGGCGGCCGGACAGGGTGACGGCCAGGCCGGCGAGGAGGCCAAAGCAGCCGAGCATCTCCGGCCAGGACGGCCGCAGAACGGCCCGGGTCAGGAGCAGGTGGTTGGCCTCCAGAAAGGCGAGGCAGCGCATGAGCCCTTCGCAGCACCAGGCGGCGGCGAGGAGCAGGGCGGTGCCGCAGCCGGCCAGAAAGGGGACCGGCAGCAGGGCCAGCCCGACCAGGGCCAGGGGCGTGACCAGCAGGCCGAGGAGCGGCAGCCAGGGGGCGTTCAGCCAGGGATTGAAGTTCAGGTCGCCGAACAGGCGGCAGATGACCGGCATGACGGCCGCCTCGGCGCAAAGGCTCGTCCAGAGGATGCCGAGCCCGCCGAGAACGACCCAACGCCACGGTCTTTTGAGGGTGGACCGGGCGCAGAAGGCGGCAAAGGGCGGCCAGAAAAGGCCGATGCCGGCCACGGCCAGGGCCGAAAGCTGGAGCCGGGCGTCGAAGGCGGCCAGCGGCATGGCCGCGAGCATGGCGGCCAGGG encodes:
- a CDS encoding ComEC/Rec2 family competence protein, with translation MKRGIPPLLPWQPCLLAYAAGILAVAYAVPAACALLLLLLFPRPAPGRPSLACLVLAFGLGCGAGALALPAVPRDVPAWIAAGGPVALSATVASVDPRPEGRLSVTLTRVAVAAEGRDTVPLPGDLALTIDRPAFRPIPGDVLSVTTRVRPTSGFLNPGTADFAFSRRLDGVFYRAFARGDRGQVALATASGDALARRREALRQRMASALAPPPEADAATRAGRAMVVALAFGDLSDFSPADLDRIRRASLSHTLALSGMNISYVAAMGLALAWLAGRLRPTLFLRLPRPYLALVLTAPLVVGYCWLGGYSPSLYRAAFMFAGGGLLLLLGRHTTLFDGLFLALAAMLAAMPLAAFDARLQLSALAVAGIGLFWPPFAAFCARSTLKRPWRWVVLGGLGILWTSLCAEAAVMPVICRLFGDLNFNPWLNAPWLPLLGLLVTPLALVGLALLPVPFLAGCGTALLLAAAWCCEGLMRCLAFLEANHLLLTRAVLRPSWPEMLGCFGLLAGLAVTLSGRRRPLAALLASLALLTGPTVWRAVEDAREQVVLTVLDVGQGQAVAVTLPGGRRLLVDAGGLFGNFDVGRAVVGAFLTDGRPPRLSLALASHPHADHVKGFLSLLDRFAVGRFLDNGGAPEGALAAPMAAVLAGRGIPHGSLAAGDRLDLGHGLALAVLHPGPHDDLSGNNGSLILRLTWNGRGLAVIPGDAERPVLRRLAVADPDLAADVLVLPHHGSATGLAKRFHTAVAPKIAIASCGDGGRYPSPKVVASLARLGCATYATNGNGAVTVRFAGPEAGPVVEVMTEEDKGMSPAAGGDHPPRTP